One Halorarum halophilum DNA window includes the following coding sequences:
- a CDS encoding ABC transporter substrate-binding protein, whose translation MVKRSRRNDSHKHEAKRRQILKSVGALGTAGVAGLAGCSSDGSNTGGNGSNGGGGGNGDSASLRMYMDEAKPDEINFNPWNGGTDDMHRTLVFDYAAGYHQQEDEWYNVLVEDWEWPSTIKEGETLQIHIFDDFTWHDGTSYKAKDFVGNLQLLEFFDDPLWDFISKAEATGEKTVELSLAKKANQLLVEEALFGGRRWMYRDDIFRENLEALKNAGGDDERQGAMNDLTQKRFTGRQMVEQGLGCGPLKYKGSDATRLILEVYEDYSNPHITADDLEFDQVVMLPIDTPEQRWQKLMNKEADVAQNASITSKQIEQLDNNDNDWVDWIVQQRHTGRAITWNTRRKPLDNRKVRWALANAIDRELMVKGEAYGEFMLEAADVPCGMSNFLTDKWLGDRKEDYLTFGKTGNRDEATKLLEGEGFTKGEEWWKRPNGKTFEISVKSPPYFAGRSQALKQTLESFGVKVKIYNEESTTYEGQSVPNHEYDALHWWQGQVTPIPYNGYSLNMVEEAHLTAWPMNWDDESSENEYKLEVPPIGEPNGKKSVVDVNQVLSDLSEATSEEEQRPLLQKLAWVYNWNQDKTYDVVRNQASPYTTDEWEWPQPSGDRGLSKDEYGVDQNPWMRVGNIQIWPIRAGYPKIKG comes from the coding sequence ATGGTAAAGAGAAGCAGGCGTAATGATAGCCATAAGCATGAAGCTAAGCGTCGACAGATTCTGAAATCCGTCGGTGCGTTAGGAACCGCTGGAGTTGCTGGATTAGCTGGCTGTTCCAGCGATGGCAGTAACACTGGCGGAAATGGTAGCAACGGTGGTGGTGGGGGCAACGGCGACTCCGCTTCTCTCCGAATGTACATGGACGAGGCGAAGCCAGACGAGATTAACTTCAATCCGTGGAACGGTGGCACCGACGATATGCACCGTACTCTCGTCTTCGATTACGCGGCAGGATACCACCAGCAGGAAGATGAGTGGTACAACGTCCTCGTAGAAGACTGGGAGTGGCCTTCGACGATCAAAGAGGGAGAGACGCTCCAGATCCACATCTTCGACGACTTCACTTGGCACGATGGCACTTCGTACAAAGCGAAGGATTTCGTCGGCAACCTGCAGCTGCTAGAGTTCTTCGATGATCCGCTCTGGGATTTCATCTCCAAAGCGGAGGCTACTGGAGAAAAGACAGTAGAGCTATCTTTAGCCAAGAAAGCCAATCAACTGCTCGTTGAGGAGGCACTCTTCGGGGGGAGGCGGTGGATGTACCGTGACGATATATTCAGAGAGAACCTCGAGGCTCTGAAAAACGCCGGTGGAGACGATGAACGTCAAGGTGCGATGAATGACCTCACGCAGAAGAGGTTCACCGGTAGACAGATGGTAGAACAAGGGCTGGGTTGTGGTCCACTGAAATATAAAGGGTCAGACGCCACCCGGTTAATCCTCGAGGTGTACGAAGACTACTCGAACCCGCACATAACGGCGGACGACCTCGAATTCGATCAGGTCGTCATGCTTCCCATTGACACACCGGAACAACGGTGGCAGAAACTCATGAACAAGGAGGCAGACGTTGCACAGAATGCTTCCATCACGAGTAAACAGATTGAGCAACTGGACAACAATGACAACGACTGGGTTGACTGGATCGTTCAACAGCGCCACACCGGCAGAGCCATCACATGGAACACTCGCCGAAAGCCCTTAGACAACCGGAAGGTCCGGTGGGCATTAGCAAACGCGATTGACCGCGAATTGATGGTCAAAGGGGAAGCATACGGCGAATTCATGCTCGAGGCTGCCGACGTCCCCTGCGGAATGTCAAATTTCCTGACTGACAAGTGGCTCGGTGATCGGAAGGAAGATTATCTCACGTTCGGCAAGACCGGTAACAGAGACGAGGCGACTAAACTTCTGGAAGGTGAGGGATTCACCAAGGGCGAGGAGTGGTGGAAACGTCCGAACGGAAAGACGTTCGAGATCAGCGTCAAGTCGCCACCGTACTTTGCCGGCCGTAGTCAGGCACTGAAACAAACTTTGGAAAGTTTCGGAGTTAAAGTAAAGATCTACAACGAAGAATCGACCACGTACGAGGGACAATCGGTTCCAAACCATGAGTACGACGCACTGCACTGGTGGCAGGGGCAGGTGACTCCGATTCCGTATAACGGCTATAGCCTCAATATGGTGGAAGAAGCCCACCTCACTGCTTGGCCGATGAATTGGGACGACGAGAGTTCAGAGAACGAGTACAAGTTGGAAGTGCCACCGATTGGAGAACCCAATGGAAAGAAATCGGTTGTTGATGTCAATCAAGTCCTCTCAGATCTTTCCGAAGCGACGTCTGAAGAAGAACAGCGACCGCTTCTGCAAAAGCTAGCGTGGGTGTACAACTGGAACCAAGACAAAACGTACGACGTGGTCCGGAATCAAGCTTCGCCATATACGACGGATGAGTGGGAATGGCCTCAACCCT
- a CDS encoding NAD-dependent epimerase/dehydratase family protein encodes MDVLATGVYGRCGTAIIEHLHDRDEYDFTYLNRSDRSDDHPWGGYDTYLADVTDYEAMRPAFDGQDAVIHLAAFPYTYGSWEDVKGPNTDGIYNALEAARAAEVETFVYGSTNHVMGMYEIDNAPEIYYGDADVMIDHTDPKRPDSIYGATKSFGEDLGRYYVENHEHPKRFYAIRICSVRMPEWDHPYGDAERMVQEGEFEAGSGENQQIERGSEEYEEQVARMKCMWQSRRDFAHQVDCCLQDDSVEFDIFNGVSDNDRRWYDIEHAREVLGYNPQDNGEDWDAPPE; translated from the coding sequence ATGGACGTACTAGCAACTGGAGTATACGGTCGGTGTGGCACTGCGATCATCGAGCATCTACACGACCGTGACGAGTACGACTTCACGTACCTCAACAGGTCGGACAGATCAGACGATCACCCGTGGGGTGGGTACGATACGTACCTGGCAGATGTCACGGATTACGAGGCGATGAGACCGGCGTTCGACGGACAGGACGCCGTCATTCACCTCGCGGCCTTCCCCTACACGTACGGGTCGTGGGAAGACGTGAAAGGACCCAACACCGACGGGATATACAACGCCCTCGAGGCGGCCCGGGCGGCCGAGGTCGAGACCTTCGTCTACGGATCGACGAATCACGTGATGGGCATGTACGAGATAGACAACGCGCCGGAGATCTATTACGGGGATGCGGACGTCATGATCGACCACACGGACCCGAAGCGTCCGGACTCGATTTACGGCGCGACGAAGTCGTTCGGCGAAGATTTGGGCCGCTACTACGTCGAGAACCACGAGCATCCCAAGCGCTTCTACGCGATCCGCATCTGTAGCGTCCGGATGCCCGAGTGGGACCACCCGTACGGCGACGCCGAGCGCATGGTCCAGGAGGGCGAGTTCGAGGCCGGAAGCGGCGAGAACCAACAGATCGAACGGGGCAGCGAAGAGTACGAGGAGCAGGTTGCACGCATGAAGTGTATGTGGCAGTCTCGCCGGGATTTCGCCCATCAGGTCGACTGCTGCCTCCAGGATGATTCGGTCGAGTTCGACATCTTCAACGGCGTCAGCGACAACGACCGCCGCTGGTACGATATCGAGCACGCCCGAGAGGTCCTCGGCTATAATCCCCAAGATAACGGTGAAGACTGGGACGCCCCGCCCGAGTAA
- a CDS encoding BNR-4 repeat-containing protein, which produces MPSNRDKHIDTSRTAGTAVGDPVLFTNRGARHAVTGNHGKQAEYVESEDTTFVVIRGDLGQQYALTYDHKARERSPHYRIDADHMADDRHASPALAIDDDGIIHVFYSSHNSYHYYARSENPYDVTSWERRGQMTDVPEGTYPIPLVYDNDVYVLYRTGGGYADGSSSHGDTYPVHEFATIVRSTDGGDTWQDIGPVLDVTEHSEQDSDAYITDFDERDGKFHISWFVANGDNHDDYHSDAYHAYYDPEMGEMYDLAGNSYGDTVAWSQHDEGNVKVYDGEYVTPVKHALGEDQTHVVFGAEHPDRGDGQYFLATWNDGWDLEEIPGATHNYKWKKCDARISDDGYVEAHLITDDDGVLHLENGRRHSVGNYDVFVKDDDGEWTSRRLVERYYHEGVSIVREGAENIAVVRNGLDEFAALGAEYTPMDDSRQRPMARVWAVGDIDISPALQYMNDQPKTVAQRHRFSENPAQFNHGTGDDGWLQLLEFAGAGYSSMFGLGINAPERTLHLLGHEEWTDRVSLSVRNAAENVLEARSDGTAHLGNNGLVYPQKDIAEGGYVGVHDGEIVQNDDNQNDNPEGLWRWDAAGAQWKLERDPTTTVSPE; this is translated from the coding sequence ATGCCATCAAACAGAGATAAGCACATCGACACCAGTCGTACAGCGGGCACTGCGGTCGGCGATCCCGTATTGTTCACCAACCGTGGCGCGAGACACGCGGTGACTGGGAACCACGGTAAGCAAGCGGAGTACGTCGAGAGCGAGGATACGACCTTCGTCGTCATTCGCGGAGACCTTGGTCAGCAGTACGCGCTGACCTACGATCACAAGGCTCGCGAGCGGTCTCCCCACTATCGGATCGATGCAGACCACATGGCAGACGACCGCCACGCCAGTCCAGCATTAGCCATCGACGACGACGGGATCATCCACGTCTTCTACAGCTCGCACAACAGCTACCATTACTACGCCCGCAGCGAGAACCCCTACGATGTCACCTCTTGGGAGCGAAGGGGGCAGATGACTGACGTTCCGGAAGGTACGTATCCGATTCCATTGGTATACGACAACGATGTCTACGTACTCTACCGGACCGGTGGCGGCTACGCCGACGGAAGCAGTTCCCACGGTGATACCTATCCCGTCCACGAATTCGCGACCATCGTCCGCTCGACAGATGGCGGGGATACCTGGCAAGACATTGGTCCGGTACTGGACGTGACTGAGCACTCCGAGCAGGATTCGGACGCGTACATTACGGACTTCGATGAGCGTGACGGTAAGTTCCATATCTCCTGGTTCGTCGCCAACGGCGACAACCATGACGACTATCACTCCGACGCGTACCACGCGTACTACGATCCGGAGATGGGTGAGATGTACGACCTTGCTGGCAACAGCTACGGCGACACCGTCGCATGGAGCCAACACGATGAGGGCAACGTCAAGGTGTACGATGGCGAGTACGTCACTCCGGTCAAGCACGCTCTCGGCGAGGACCAGACACACGTCGTCTTCGGAGCCGAACATCCAGACCGAGGCGACGGGCAGTACTTCCTCGCCACGTGGAACGACGGCTGGGATCTTGAGGAGATCCCCGGCGCGACGCACAATTACAAATGGAAGAAATGTGACGCTCGGATCTCTGACGACGGGTATGTCGAAGCTCACCTGATCACCGACGACGACGGCGTCTTGCACCTGGAGAACGGGCGACGCCACAGCGTCGGTAATTACGACGTCTTCGTCAAGGACGACGACGGGGAGTGGACTTCGCGGCGCCTGGTCGAGCGCTATTACCACGAAGGCGTCTCCATCGTCCGCGAGGGTGCGGAAAACATCGCCGTCGTGCGTAACGGGCTCGACGAGTTCGCGGCACTCGGCGCCGAGTACACTCCGATGGACGACTCACGGCAGCGCCCGATGGCTCGCGTGTGGGCCGTCGGTGATATCGACATCAGCCCGGCCTTACAGTACATGAACGACCAGCCAAAGACGGTCGCCCAGCGCCACCGCTTCTCGGAGAATCCTGCCCAGTTCAACCACGGCACCGGTGACGATGGCTGGCTTCAGCTCTTGGAATTCGCCGGTGCGGGCTACAGCAGCATGTTCGGCCTCGGGATCAATGCCCCCGAGCGGACGCTGCACCTGCTCGGGCACGAGGAGTGGACTGATAGGGTTTCGCTGTCGGTCCGCAACGCTGCCGAGAATGTCTTGGAGGCCCGCAGCGACGGCACCGCCCACCTGGGTAACAACGGTCTAGTCTATCCGCAAAAAGACATCGCAGAGGGCGGCTACGTCGGCGTCCACGACGGCGAGATAGTCCAGAACGACGACAATCAGAACGACAATCCCGAGGGTCTCTGGCGCTGGGACGCGGCCGGCGCACAGTGGAAGCTTGAGCGCGACCCGACAACGACTGTCTCGCCAGAGTGA
- a CDS encoding cupin domain-containing protein, whose protein sequence is MERTSISEQETIEPEEGVRVTQLVAGENMNAQHFRFDPGATAMEHSHPHEQIVYILEGTFTVILDGEPFEFEAGDSYVIPGDVPHASENNTDEPVSGIDVFSPARDGTPWD, encoded by the coding sequence ATGGAGAGAACTTCCATCTCCGAACAGGAGACGATAGAGCCTGAGGAAGGGGTCCGGGTGACCCAACTCGTCGCCGGTGAGAATATGAACGCCCAGCACTTCCGTTTCGATCCGGGTGCGACGGCGATGGAGCACAGCCATCCCCACGAACAGATCGTCTACATCCTTGAAGGCACGTTCACGGTTATTCTAGACGGAGAACCCTTCGAGTTCGAGGCAGGCGACTCGTATGTCATCCCGGGCGACGTGCCACACGCCTCTGAGAACAACACGGACGAGCCGGTATCTGGTATCGACGTCTTCAGTCCCGCCCGAGACGGCACGCCCTGGGACTAA
- a CDS encoding aldo/keto reductase — MTIPEVTLPSGDKIPTVGKGTWNLDNETVQSSVQAALNAGYTHVDTAEGYGNEAAIGEALAEYERDEIFLTSKVLPKHLSYNSLVEACEQSLERLGTDYLDLYLIHWPNPAVSLRESLDAMATLHDRGLIRNVGVSNFSAYQLSCAQHISDVPIAVNQIEFHPWFQRPDLVDYCSKTDTVIEAAAPLARTEILGDSTVQELADKYEKNPAQIALRWAIENEVVVLPKSTSPEHIEQNIELFDFRIDDADRDLLDDLDRDQPVYDTPAKDWTGHTYGIPK; from the coding sequence ATGACAATCCCAGAGGTAACACTCCCAAGTGGTGACAAGATCCCGACCGTCGGAAAGGGTACCTGGAACCTCGACAACGAAACGGTCCAGAGCTCTGTGCAGGCCGCACTCAACGCCGGATACACGCACGTCGATACAGCCGAAGGGTACGGAAACGAAGCCGCAATCGGCGAGGCGCTTGCCGAGTACGAGCGTGACGAGATATTTCTCACCTCTAAGGTGCTCCCGAAGCACCTCAGCTACAACTCGCTCGTCGAAGCCTGTGAACAATCTCTGGAGCGACTGGGTACCGACTATCTCGATCTGTACCTAATCCACTGGCCAAACCCAGCAGTCTCACTTCGAGAGTCCCTCGACGCGATGGCGACGCTGCACGACCGAGGGCTGATTCGAAACGTCGGCGTTTCAAACTTCAGCGCGTACCAGTTGAGCTGTGCGCAGCACATCAGCGACGTGCCAATTGCAGTCAACCAGATCGAATTCCACCCGTGGTTCCAGCGACCGGACCTCGTCGACTACTGCTCTAAGACCGACACCGTCATCGAGGCTGCCGCCCCGCTCGCACGGACGGAAATTCTCGGTGACAGCACTGTCCAAGAACTGGCTGACAAGTACGAAAAGAATCCAGCCCAGATTGCCCTCCGGTGGGCTATCGAGAACGAGGTTGTAGTCTTACCCAAGTCGACCTCACCCGAACACATCGAACAGAATATCGAGCTGTTTGACTTCAGGATTGACGACGCTGACCGCGATCTCTTGGATGACCTCGATCGCGACCAACCGGTTTACGACACCCCTGCGAAGGACTGGACCGGCCACACCTACGGAATCCCCAAATAG